In the genome of Halobellus ruber, one region contains:
- a CDS encoding DUF7563 family protein, with the protein MPSCDHCGSHVSDRFARVFADKNGRLLACPNCSANAGIAEVARRRTRTA; encoded by the coding sequence ATGCCAAGTTGTGACCACTGCGGGTCACACGTCTCCGACCGTTTCGCGCGCGTGTTCGCCGACAAGAACGGGCGACTCCTCGCCTGTCCAAACTGTTCGGCGAACGCGGGCATCGCGGAGGTCGCACGGCGGCGGACCCGCACAGCGTGA
- a CDS encoding GIY-YIG nuclease family protein, whose amino-acid sequence MASADSDEHYVYVLECADGSLYTGYTTDVERRVAEHNAGEGAKYTRGRTPVEVVHVEAFDTRSAATSREYGIKQLSRAAKERLIGRE is encoded by the coding sequence ATGGCTTCGGCCGACTCCGACGAGCACTACGTCTACGTGCTGGAGTGCGCCGACGGCTCGCTGTACACCGGCTACACGACGGACGTCGAACGGCGCGTCGCGGAGCACAACGCCGGCGAGGGCGCGAAGTACACCCGCGGTCGGACGCCGGTCGAGGTGGTCCACGTGGAGGCGTTCGACACCAGGTCGGCGGCGACGTCCCGGGAGTACGGAATCAAGCAGCTGTCGCGCGCTGCAAAGGAGCGGCTGATCGGCAGGGAGTGA
- the samp2 gene encoding ubiquitin-like small modifier protein SAMP2 — protein sequence MRVTVEVVGEDTREVDIGAEATYADLARSVGYSPHEVSVLVDGAPVPADQPVDADRVRVLRLIKGGSSGVDPDSPP from the coding sequence ATGCGCGTGACCGTCGAGGTCGTCGGCGAGGACACCCGCGAGGTCGACATCGGGGCCGAGGCGACCTACGCCGACCTCGCCCGATCGGTCGGCTACTCCCCCCACGAGGTGTCCGTGCTCGTCGACGGCGCCCCCGTGCCGGCGGATCAGCCCGTCGACGCCGACCGGGTGCGGGTCCTCCGGCTGATCAAGGGAGGGTCGTCGGGCGTCGACCCCGACAGCCCCCCGTGA
- a CDS encoding GNAT family N-acetyltransferase, producing the protein MTHAVRGTTAADAGSVGRLLDAAMLSFDRERVRDRVREGDALVAVVRGHNREERRAAGAEASDDRVVGACVLRRSGAGPVEIEQIAVHRSRRGRGIGAALVAAAATRTDGPLVARFREDVRPFYESLGFETEAVDGDSTADDVNAGGNAAADRLRGILR; encoded by the coding sequence GTGACTCACGCCGTCCGCGGAACGACCGCGGCCGACGCCGGGAGCGTGGGCCGCCTGCTGGACGCCGCGATGCTTTCGTTCGACCGCGAGCGGGTGCGGGACCGGGTCCGCGAGGGCGACGCGCTCGTTGCGGTCGTTCGCGGACACAACCGCGAGGAGCGGCGGGCCGCTGGAGCCGAGGCGAGCGACGACCGCGTGGTCGGCGCCTGCGTCCTCCGGCGGTCGGGTGCCGGCCCCGTCGAGATCGAGCAGATCGCCGTCCACCGGTCGCGTCGTGGACGGGGGATCGGGGCCGCGCTGGTCGCGGCGGCCGCGACGCGGACGGACGGCCCGCTCGTCGCCCGGTTCCGCGAGGACGTCCGGCCGTTCTACGAGTCGCTGGGATTCGAGACCGAGGCGGTGGACGGTGACTCCACGGCAGACGACGTCAATGCGGGCGGTAACGCAGCGGCCGACCGCCTCCGCGGGATCCTCAGGTGA
- the alaS gene encoding alanine--tRNA ligase, translating into MSELEAEYRLEYFEEEGFHRKQCPVTDVYFWTRDPDRETCGEPPADDYSFIDNPGFDQEYTLEEMREEFLSFFEEHGHERIDPYPVAANRWRDDVLLTQASVYDFQPLVTSGQTPPPANPLTVSQPCIRMQDIDNVGKTGRHTMAFEMMAHHAFNAREDIENPEQYAYQGEVYWKDETVELCDQFLEHMGVDLEEVTYIEDPWVGGGNAGPAFEVLYRGAELATLVFMSMEQDEDGDYEMKDGNRYSHMDTYVVDTGYGLERWTWVSQGTATVYEAIYPDAIDFLKDNAGISLTDEEEQLVHRAAKLSGYLDIDEVDNLTAARAEVADQLDVDAAELTELLEPLETIYAIADHCRTLAYMFGDEIVPSNVGTGYLARMVLRRTKRLVDDVGVDAPLDELVDMQAERLGYENRDTIRDIVRTEERKYRETLERGRRKVESLAAEYADRGEPIPVDELIELYDSHGIQPDMVAEIADDYGAGVDVPDDFYSLVADRHTGADAAEAEGDYDDGLADLPETEKLFYDDQERTEFEAVVLDVFERGDGYDVVLDQTMFYPEGGGQPADHGTLATDDVTVQVTDVQEHDGVVVHRTDGNPGTGEFVRGQLDAERRWRLMRHHTATHVVGFAARRVLGEHVRQAGARKGTDSARLDVTHYERLTREDVKEIEAVANDLVMRNCQVEQSWPDRNEAEAEHGFDLYQGGIPPGTRIRTITIDEDVQACGGTHVGRTGDIGAIKVLSAEPVQDGIERLTFAAGDAAIEATQRTEDALYEAADVLDVTPEDVPETAERFFTEWKERGKTIDRLRTELAEARATADDTIDIDGTPAAVRRLDADPDELRATANALVDDGVVAVLGSGAGDSAQFVVGVPDGVGINAGEVVGRLAAEVGGGGGGPPDFAQGGGPDVDALDDALESAPEVLRAVQRA; encoded by the coding sequence ATGAGTGAACTCGAAGCGGAGTACCGGCTCGAGTACTTCGAGGAGGAAGGCTTCCACCGGAAGCAGTGTCCGGTGACTGACGTCTACTTCTGGACGCGCGACCCCGACCGCGAGACCTGCGGCGAGCCCCCCGCAGACGACTACTCCTTCATCGACAACCCCGGCTTCGACCAGGAGTACACCTTAGAGGAGATGCGCGAGGAGTTCCTCTCTTTCTTCGAGGAACACGGCCACGAGCGGATCGACCCCTACCCCGTCGCCGCCAACCGGTGGCGCGACGACGTCCTCCTGACACAGGCGTCTGTGTACGACTTCCAGCCGCTTGTCACCTCCGGGCAGACGCCGCCGCCGGCCAACCCGCTCACCGTCTCCCAGCCCTGCATCCGGATGCAGGACATCGACAACGTGGGCAAGACCGGCCGGCACACGATGGCCTTCGAGATGATGGCCCACCACGCGTTCAACGCCAGGGAGGACATCGAGAACCCCGAGCAGTACGCCTACCAGGGGGAGGTCTACTGGAAGGACGAGACGGTCGAACTCTGCGATCAGTTCCTCGAACACATGGGCGTCGACCTCGAGGAGGTCACCTACATCGAGGACCCCTGGGTCGGCGGCGGCAACGCCGGCCCCGCCTTCGAGGTGCTCTACCGCGGCGCCGAACTCGCGACGCTTGTCTTTATGTCGATGGAGCAAGACGAGGATGGGGACTACGAGATGAAGGACGGCAACCGGTACTCGCACATGGACACCTACGTCGTCGACACCGGGTACGGCCTCGAACGCTGGACGTGGGTCTCGCAGGGCACCGCCACCGTCTACGAGGCGATCTACCCCGACGCCATCGACTTTTTGAAGGACAACGCCGGGATCAGCCTCACCGACGAGGAGGAGCAGCTCGTCCACCGGGCGGCGAAACTCTCCGGCTACCTCGACATCGACGAGGTCGACAACCTGACCGCGGCGCGGGCGGAAGTCGCGGACCAACTGGACGTCGACGCCGCCGAACTCACCGAACTGCTGGAACCCTTAGAGACCATCTACGCGATCGCGGACCACTGCCGGACGCTCGCGTACATGTTCGGCGACGAGATCGTTCCCTCGAACGTCGGGACGGGCTACCTCGCGCGGATGGTGCTCCGGCGGACCAAACGCCTCGTCGACGACGTCGGCGTCGACGCTCCGCTCGACGAGCTCGTGGATATGCAGGCCGAACGTCTGGGCTACGAGAACCGCGACACCATCCGCGACATCGTCCGGACCGAGGAGCGGAAGTACCGCGAGACGCTCGAGCGCGGCCGCCGGAAGGTGGAGTCGCTGGCGGCTGAGTACGCCGACCGCGGGGAGCCGATCCCGGTGGACGAACTCATCGAACTGTACGATTCCCACGGCATCCAGCCCGATATGGTCGCGGAGATCGCCGACGACTACGGCGCGGGCGTCGACGTACCCGACGACTTCTACTCGCTGGTCGCCGACAGACACACCGGCGCGGACGCGGCCGAGGCCGAGGGAGACTACGACGACGGGCTCGCGGACCTCCCGGAGACCGAGAAGCTGTTCTACGACGATCAGGAGCGCACCGAGTTCGAGGCGGTCGTCCTCGACGTCTTCGAGCGCGGCGACGGCTACGACGTCGTCCTGGATCAGACGATGTTCTACCCCGAGGGCGGCGGCCAGCCGGCCGACCACGGCACCCTCGCCACCGACGACGTGACCGTCCAGGTAACCGACGTCCAGGAGCACGACGGCGTGGTCGTCCACCGAACCGACGGCAACCCGGGGACCGGGGAGTTCGTCCGCGGGCAACTCGACGCCGAGCGCCGGTGGCGGCTCATGCGCCACCACACCGCGACCCACGTGGTCGGGTTCGCCGCCCGGCGGGTCCTCGGCGAGCACGTCCGGCAGGCGGGCGCCCGGAAGGGAACCGACAGCGCGCGGCTGGACGTCACCCACTACGAGCGGCTCACCCGCGAGGACGTCAAAGAGATCGAGGCGGTCGCAAACGACCTCGTGATGCGGAACTGCCAGGTGGAGCAGTCCTGGCCCGATCGCAACGAGGCGGAGGCCGAACACGGCTTCGACCTGTATCAGGGCGGGATCCCGCCGGGGACGCGGATCCGGACGATCACCATCGACGAGGACGTCCAGGCCTGCGGCGGCACCCACGTGGGCCGGACCGGCGACATCGGCGCGATCAAGGTGCTCTCGGCGGAACCGGTCCAGGACGGGATCGAGCGGCTGACCTTCGCCGCGGGCGACGCCGCGATCGAGGCCACCCAGCGTACCGAGGATGCGCTCTACGAGGCGGCGGACGTCCTCGACGTCACGCCCGAGGACGTGCCCGAGACCGCAGAGCGCTTCTTCACCGAGTGGAAGGAGCGCGGCAAGACCATCGACCGGCTGCGGACGGAACTCGCGGAGGCCCGGGCGACGGCCGACGACACGATCGACATCGACGGCACCCCCGCCGCGGTACGCCGGCTCGACGCCGACCCCGACGAACTCCGGGCGACCGCGAACGCCTTAGTCGACGACGGGGTCGTCGCGGTGCTGGGCTCCGGCGCCGGCGACAGCGCACAGTTCGTGGTCGGCGTTCCCGACGGCGTCGGGATCAACGCCGGGGAGGTGGTCGGCCGGCTCGCCGCCGAGGTCGGCGGCGGCGGCGGCGGCCCGCCGGACTTCGCCCAGGGCGGCGGCCCCGACGTCGACGCCCTCGACGACGCCCTCGAATCCGCGCCGGAGGTCCTGCGGGCGGTCCAGCGGGCCTGA
- a CDS encoding phosphoglucomutase/phosphomannomutase family protein gives MDVISFGTDGWRATLDTFTDRRVRIVGQAVADYLASEGHTDPVIVGYDARETSEGFAESLADVLAGNGFDVLLPERDCPTPLVAYAVVDRGLSGALMVTASHNPPEYNGVKFIPADGAPALPAVTDAIAARVAEPDLLPETEHGAVETVDVVTPHAERARELVDADLAGVTVVHDAMHGSGRGVVDELLRSAGAEVVSIRNDRDPEFGGTPPEPSVENLDPLVDAVEAHDADLGVANDGDADRVAFVTPGRGKLDENLFFAAAYDYLLESDVGPAVRTVSTTFLIDRIAEAHGQEAVETAVGFKWVADAMAEYDALMGGEESGGFSIRDHVREKDGVLMGLLGAAVTAAEPIDARVDRLIDEHGDIVADKISVDCPDSEKERVIDDLEATLPETVAGRAIADVVTLDGFKLLLEDGSWLLVRPSGTEPKMRVYAEAGSRGRVDELLAAGRDLVAPLT, from the coding sequence ATGGACGTGATCTCCTTCGGCACGGACGGGTGGCGCGCGACCCTGGACACCTTCACCGACCGGCGGGTGCGGATCGTCGGGCAGGCGGTCGCGGACTACCTGGCGAGCGAGGGGCACACCGACCCCGTAATCGTCGGCTACGACGCCAGGGAGACCTCCGAGGGGTTCGCGGAGTCGCTCGCGGACGTGCTGGCGGGCAACGGGTTCGACGTTCTCCTCCCCGAGCGGGACTGCCCGACCCCGCTGGTCGCCTACGCCGTGGTCGACCGGGGGCTCTCGGGCGCGCTGATGGTGACGGCCTCCCACAACCCGCCGGAGTACAACGGCGTGAAGTTCATCCCTGCGGACGGCGCGCCGGCGCTTCCAGCCGTTACCGACGCGATCGCGGCGCGGGTGGCCGAACCGGACCTCCTCCCTGAGACCGAACACGGCGCGGTCGAGACGGTCGACGTGGTAACGCCGCACGCCGAGCGGGCCCGGGAGTTGGTCGACGCCGACCTCGCCGGCGTGACCGTCGTCCACGACGCGATGCACGGCTCGGGTCGGGGCGTCGTCGACGAACTCCTCCGGTCGGCGGGCGCGGAGGTGGTGAGCATCCGCAACGACCGCGACCCGGAGTTCGGCGGCACGCCGCCGGAGCCCAGCGTCGAGAACCTCGACCCGCTCGTCGACGCGGTCGAGGCCCACGACGCGGATCTGGGCGTCGCAAACGACGGCGACGCCGACCGCGTCGCGTTCGTCACGCCCGGCCGCGGGAAACTCGACGAGAACCTGTTCTTCGCCGCGGCGTACGACTACCTGCTGGAGTCGGATGTGGGGCCGGCGGTCCGGACCGTCTCGACGACGTTCCTGATCGACCGGATCGCGGAGGCCCACGGCCAGGAAGCCGTCGAGACCGCGGTCGGGTTCAAGTGGGTCGCGGATGCGATGGCCGAGTACGACGCCCTGATGGGCGGCGAGGAGTCCGGCGGGTTCTCGATCCGCGACCACGTCCGCGAGAAGGACGGCGTCCTGATGGGGTTGCTCGGCGCGGCCGTGACCGCCGCGGAGCCGATCGACGCCCGCGTCGACCGCCTCATCGACGAGCACGGCGACATCGTCGCCGACAAGATCAGCGTCGACTGCCCCGACAGCGAGAAGGAACGCGTCATCGACGACCTCGAAGCGACGCTCCCCGAGACGGTCGCCGGGCGGGCGATTGCCGACGTGGTGACCCTCGACGGGTTCAAACTCCTACTCGAAGACGGGTCGTGGCTCCTCGTTCGGCCGTCCGGGACCGAACCGAAGATGCGCGTCTACGCCGAGGCGGGGAGCCGCGGTCGGGTCGACGAACTGCTCGCGGCGGGCCGGGACCTGGTCGCGCCGCTCACCTGA
- a CDS encoding NADPH-dependent FMN reductase has translation MPTARHRSDARLDETSRRRRVLRRPRRGRSTDHCRCGLGEPTRGRLHPEAVLPAARDEGVETDLLDLARVDPPLSLPDVDDQGDSGRLLCRVREAEAIVVGSPVYHGSYSSTFRNFHDYRPTTEYEDTAVGLVATAGGGSHGATLEHLRSTVRGVHGHIVPEQVGLRGSSGRFNGETLTDPDTRRRLEALGEAVVAEARRLHPEA, from the coding sequence GTGCCGACTGCTCGCCATCGTTCGGACGCGAGGCTGGACGAAACCAGCCGTCGTCGCCGTGTTCTTCGCCGTCCGCGACGGGGACGGAGTACTGATCACTGTCGTTGCGGTCTCGGAGAGCCGACGCGAGGACGGCTCCACCCCGAAGCCGTACTCCCGGCGGCCCGTGACGAGGGCGTCGAGACCGACCTGCTCGACCTCGCGCGGGTCGATCCGCCGCTGTCCCTCCCCGACGTCGACGACCAGGGCGACTCCGGGCGGCTGCTGTGCCGGGTTCGGGAGGCCGAGGCCATCGTCGTGGGGTCGCCGGTCTACCACGGCTCGTACTCCTCGACGTTCCGTAACTTCCACGACTACCGCCCGACGACGGAGTACGAGGACACCGCCGTCGGCCTCGTTGCGACCGCGGGGGGCGGCTCCCACGGTGCGACGCTCGAACACCTCCGGAGTACGGTCCGGGGCGTCCACGGCCACATAGTTCCCGAACAGGTCGGGCTACGGGGGTCGTCGGGAAGGTTTAATGGGGAGACCCTCACCGACCCGGACACGCGGCGACGGCTCGAAGCGCTGGGTGAGGCTGTCGTCGCCGAGGCGCGGCGGCTTCACCCCGAGGCCTGA